A genomic stretch from Lathyrus oleraceus cultivar Zhongwan6 chromosome 2, CAAS_Psat_ZW6_1.0, whole genome shotgun sequence includes:
- the LOC127121688 gene encoding uncharacterized protein LOC127121688, which produces MVSHKSVCYYVMNNGCVEEQNAFFERPDEAMKSHLKPLSITKKVEDIPINKILMDCGATVNLILHHMLRKIGKYDTDAKPHDMVLSNYKGKVGSTLGVIQVELTVGTVSKSIIFMIVETKVNYNLLLGREWIHGVGVVPSSDHHMAS; this is translated from the coding sequence ATGGTTTCTCATAAGTCAGTATGCTACTATGTGATGAACAATGGTTGCGTGGAGGAGCAAAATGCCTTCTTCGAGCGGCCCGACGAGGCTATGAAGAGTCATCTTAAGCCTCTCTCTATTACTAAGAAGGTCGAAGATATCCCAATTAATAAAATTCTAATGGACTGCGGAGCAACGGTGAATCTGATACTGCACCATATGCTGAGAAAAATTGGCAAGTACGACACAGATGCCAAACCCCACGATATGGTGCTTTCCAATTATAAAGGAAAGGTGGGTTCCACCCTAGGTGTAATCCAGGTCGAGTTAACTGTAGGAACGGTGAGCAAATCCATAATTTTTATGATTGTGGAGACAAAGGTCAACTACAATTTGTTACTTGGAAGAGAATGGATACATGGGGTCGGGGTTGTACCATCATCGGATCATCATATGGCATCTTGA